One genomic segment of Pseudorasbora parva isolate DD20220531a chromosome 6, ASM2467924v1, whole genome shotgun sequence includes these proteins:
- the LOC137079017 gene encoding tumor protein p53-inducible nuclear protein 2 isoform X2 encodes MFQRISSLFFGNVEEVSPELKGPKPCVTEADEEGWLLVNLPGEDGPEAALVARPRHTSHKCGPSPHTCRKRRNRAGRTQAAHPSSCSPPAPAPFSHLESVEVNVLLSERGSCSCSDCSMDESWFVTPPPCFTAEGAPAEASPMEDLLIEHPSMSVYVSAGPLPPVEESTSSLAGSVRISESAMPAVSRSSMSTRVTRGAAAQAGALAKVTQVSRVQRAKARTERRHLARNRIQRQNRVREQVQRRTTHTRNSFLHQPCQRNICH; translated from the exons ATGTTCCAGCGGATCAGCAGTCTGTTTTTTGGGAACGTGGAGGAAGTTTCTCCGGAGCTGAAGGGACCAAAGCCCTGTGTGACTGAGGCTGATGAAGAGGGCTGGCTCCTGGTCAATCTGCCCG GCGAGGATGGGCCAGAGGCGGCATTAGTAGCACGTCCCCGTCATACATCTCATAAATGTGGCCCCTCTCCTCACACCTGCAGAAAGCGCAGGAATAGAGCAGGCAGGACTCAGGCAGCCCATCCTTCCTCCTGCTCTCCTCCTGCTCCCGCCCCCTTCTCTCACCTGGAGTCAGTAGAAGTGAATGTGTTGTTAAGCGAGCGGGGCTCGTGCTCCTGTAGTGACTGCAGCATGGATGAGAGCTGGTTTGTCACCCCTCCCCCCTGTTTTACTGCAGAGGGAGCCCCAGCGGAGGCTAGCCCCATGGAGGACCTCCTCATCGAGCACCCCAGCATGTCCGTGTATGTTTCGGCTGGCCCTCTGCCTCCGGTGGAAGAGAGCACCTCCAGCCTGGCTGGCAGTGTTAG GATTTCTGAATCCGCAATGCCCGCTGTGAGCAGGAGCAGCATGAGCACACGGGTGACCCGAGGAGCGGCCGCTCAGGCAGGTGCCCTAGCTAAAGTCACCCAGGTGTCCCGGGTCCAGAGGGCCAAAGCCCGCACTGAGCGCCGACACCTGGCACGCAATCGCATACAGCGCCAAAACCGCGTACGTGAACAGGTCCAGCGCCGCACGACCCACACCCGCAACTCCTTCCTGCACCAGCCGTGCCAGCGCAACATCTGCCACTGA
- the LOC137079017 gene encoding tumor protein p53-inducible nuclear protein 2 isoform X1 gives MFQRISSLFFGNVEEVSPELKGPKPCVTEADEEGWLLVNLPGEDGPEAALVARPRHTSHKCGPSPHTCRKRRNRAGRTQAAHPSSCSPPAPAPFSHLESVEVNVLLSERGSCSCSDCSMDESWFVTPPPCFTAEGAPAEASPMEDLLIEHPSMSVYVSAGPLPPVEESTSSLAGSVSRISESAMPAVSRSSMSTRVTRGAAAQAGALAKVTQVSRVQRAKARTERRHLARNRIQRQNRVREQVQRRTTHTRNSFLHQPCQRNICH, from the exons ATGTTCCAGCGGATCAGCAGTCTGTTTTTTGGGAACGTGGAGGAAGTTTCTCCGGAGCTGAAGGGACCAAAGCCCTGTGTGACTGAGGCTGATGAAGAGGGCTGGCTCCTGGTCAATCTGCCCG GCGAGGATGGGCCAGAGGCGGCATTAGTAGCACGTCCCCGTCATACATCTCATAAATGTGGCCCCTCTCCTCACACCTGCAGAAAGCGCAGGAATAGAGCAGGCAGGACTCAGGCAGCCCATCCTTCCTCCTGCTCTCCTCCTGCTCCCGCCCCCTTCTCTCACCTGGAGTCAGTAGAAGTGAATGTGTTGTTAAGCGAGCGGGGCTCGTGCTCCTGTAGTGACTGCAGCATGGATGAGAGCTGGTTTGTCACCCCTCCCCCCTGTTTTACTGCAGAGGGAGCCCCAGCGGAGGCTAGCCCCATGGAGGACCTCCTCATCGAGCACCCCAGCATGTCCGTGTATGTTTCGGCTGGCCCTCTGCCTCCGGTGGAAGAGAGCACCTCCAGCCTGGCTGGCAGTGTTAG CAGGATTTCTGAATCCGCAATGCCCGCTGTGAGCAGGAGCAGCATGAGCACACGGGTGACCCGAGGAGCGGCCGCTCAGGCAGGTGCCCTAGCTAAAGTCACCCAGGTGTCCCGGGTCCAGAGGGCCAAAGCCCGCACTGAGCGCCGACACCTGGCACGCAATCGCATACAGCGCCAAAACCGCGTACGTGAACAGGTCCAGCGCCGCACGACCCACACCCGCAACTCCTTCCTGCACCAGCCGTGCCAGCGCAACATCTGCCACTGA
- the LOC137079017 gene encoding tumor protein p53-inducible nuclear protein 2 isoform X3 encodes MFQRISSLFFGNVEEVSPELKGPKPCVTEADEEGWLLVNLPEGAPAEASPMEDLLIEHPSMSVYVSAGPLPPVEESTSSLAGSVSRISESAMPAVSRSSMSTRVTRGAAAQAGALAKVTQVSRVQRAKARTERRHLARNRIQRQNRVREQVQRRTTHTRNSFLHQPCQRNICH; translated from the exons ATGTTCCAGCGGATCAGCAGTCTGTTTTTTGGGAACGTGGAGGAAGTTTCTCCGGAGCTGAAGGGACCAAAGCCCTGTGTGACTGAGGCTGATGAAGAGGGCTGGCTCCTGGTCAATCTGCCCG AGGGAGCCCCAGCGGAGGCTAGCCCCATGGAGGACCTCCTCATCGAGCACCCCAGCATGTCCGTGTATGTTTCGGCTGGCCCTCTGCCTCCGGTGGAAGAGAGCACCTCCAGCCTGGCTGGCAGTGTTAG CAGGATTTCTGAATCCGCAATGCCCGCTGTGAGCAGGAGCAGCATGAGCACACGGGTGACCCGAGGAGCGGCCGCTCAGGCAGGTGCCCTAGCTAAAGTCACCCAGGTGTCCCGGGTCCAGAGGGCCAAAGCCCGCACTGAGCGCCGACACCTGGCACGCAATCGCATACAGCGCCAAAACCGCGTACGTGAACAGGTCCAGCGCCGCACGACCCACACCCGCAACTCCTTCCTGCACCAGCCGTGCCAGCGCAACATCTGCCACTGA